Proteins encoded together in one Telopea speciosissima isolate NSW1024214 ecotype Mountain lineage chromosome 6, Tspe_v1, whole genome shotgun sequence window:
- the LOC122665401 gene encoding uncharacterized protein LOC122665401 produces MSCNTNLVCKHRIRFASWNIGLLTGKSLEQIDVMRRRRINAACIQETRWKGQKAKALDNFKLWYLGDESGRGGVSIVVDKDLKNAVADVKRFGDRILSIKLVLDNEVINIVSVYAPQTGLDDSVKLHFWEHMDGLAQCFGQGEKFIIGSDLNEHVGKDRRVYDEVHGGCGVGERNEEGISMLDFAIAFDLYIANTFFKKKDEHLFTYKIGQHASQIDFFLTRRSDRLSCKDSKDILGESLNAQHRLVDLDKYLGTRQHKKAKQVCPRIRWGRIVRSSPKVIY; encoded by the coding sequence ATGTCCTGTAATACTAATCTTGTTTGTAAACATAGGATTAGATTTGCATCCTGGAACATTGGATTATTGACAGGTAAGAGTTTAGAGCAGATAGATgttatgagaagaagaaggatcaaTGCTGCATGTATTCAAGAAAcaagatggaaaggtcaaaaagCCAAGGCATTAGATAACTTCAAACTATGGTACTTGGGAGATGAAAGCGGGAGAGGTGGAGTGAGTATAGTTGTGGACAAAGACCTGAAGAACGCTGTTGCAGACgttaaaagatttggggatAGGATCCTATCTATCAAGTTGGTGCTAGACAACGAGGTTATCAACATAGTTAGCGTGTATGCGCCCCAGACAGGATTAGATGACAGTGTTAAATTACATTtctgggaacacatggatggtttAGCACAATGTTTTGGTCAAGGTGAGAAATTTATTATCGGAAGTGACCTTAACGAACATGTGGGCAAAGATCGTAGAGTCTATGATGAGGTTCACGGAGGATGTGGAGTTggggagaggaatgaagaaGGGATCTCAATGCTAGACTTTGCGATAGCGTTTGATCTGTATATTGCAAAtaccttttttaaaaagaaagatgaacaTTTATTTACCTACAAGATTGGACAACATgcaagccaaatagatttcttccttaCTAGAAGATCTGACAGACTATCATGTAAGGATTCTAAGGATATTCTTGGAGAGAGCTTAAACgcccaacatagactggtggaCTTGGATAAGTACCTTGGTACGAGGCAACATAAGAAGGCGAAACAAGTTTGTCCTAGGATAAGATGGGGGCGAATTGTAAGGAGCTCTCCTAAAGTCATTTACTGA